The Bacillota bacterium nucleotide sequence CCAGATTGCCGTCCATCGCCGCCCGTATTCCATCGATCGCGCCGGAAAAGAGGGCGTCCAGGACCGGACTCTCCAAGGACAACCGGACCTTCGGTTCCTCGGGCGGCGCCCCCACTGATGCTTCGACCCGGCCATTCTCGAATTTGATGAAGAGGGTCAGGTTGTAGTCGGTGAGCTCAAAGGCCGCTGACAGGGATTGTCCCCCGCACCCACCCCTGATGGCCTCATCGGCCCTGACCGCCTCGGCCATCTTCTCCAGGACCTTCCTGGCCTCTTCCTTGGAGGCGTAGCCCGCCACTTCCAGCCCTCCCGAGGTCTACTTTTGTTCGCCGTCCGTTGGGTCGGCGGCCTGTTCACCTGAGGAAAACGGCTCCGAAGACGAGGGCTCCGACGACCACGATGGCCTGGTGGACCTTGAGGAAGTAGGCCAGCCCGAAGGAGACCACGGCCACCGCCCAGTAGACCGGCTTGCCCATTGACTTGGGCCACATGTCGATGATCAGCATGGCCAGGAGGACGATGACCACGGGCTTAATGGCGTTGATCATCCCCTGGACGGGACGGAGATCCTTGAACTTGACGAACAGGGCCCAGAGGAGGATCATCGCCAGCATCGACGGGAGGACCACCCCGAGTTCCGCGACGATGACCCCGGGCCACCCGCTGACCTTGTACCCGATGGACCCGGCCAGCTTGGTGAAGATCGGGCCGGGTAAGGCATTGGCCATCCCGAGCATGTCGGTGAACTCGTCCATGCTCAACCAGTGGAAGTTGGTCACCGCCTCGATCTGGATCAGGGGAATCGACGACGGTCCGCCGCCGAAGCCGAGCAGACCGATGCGAAAGAAGGCCAAGAAAAGGGACCAAAGGTTCAACCTGATTCCTCCTCCGAGTGGAGCGGTGCGGTCAGGCCCGCGGAACAGTAGCGGCGGTCCTCTTCTCACGGGCGAAGGATAGGGTGATTGCCCCCAGGACGCTGGTGGCGGCGGCGACGTAGAA carries:
- a CDS encoding chromate transporter, with the translated sequence MNLWSLFLAFFRIGLLGFGGGPSSIPLIQIEAVTNFHWLSMDEFTDMLGMANALPGPIFTKLAGSIGYKVSGWPGVIVAELGVVLPSMLAMILLWALFVKFKDLRPVQGMINAIKPVVIVLLAMLIIDMWPKSMGKPVYWAVAVVSFGLAYFLKVHQAIVVVGALVFGAVFLR
- a CDS encoding SCP2 sterol-binding domain-containing protein, with translation MAGYASKEEARKVLEKMAEAVRADEAIRGGCGGQSLSAAFELTDYNLTLFIKFENGRVEASVGAPPEEPKVRLSLESPVLDALFSGAIDGIRAAMDGNL